From the genome of Hymenobacter cellulosilyticus, one region includes:
- a CDS encoding rhodanese-like domain-containing protein produces MVVLDVRTPEEFSTGHLRGAQNLNFRDPNFPSLLAGLDTTKTYVLYCASGNRSGKASVLMQEKGFRKLVNAGAYKDLKAAGVKTE; encoded by the coding sequence GTGGTGGTGCTGGACGTGCGCACGCCCGAGGAATTCAGTACCGGCCACCTACGTGGGGCCCAAAATCTGAACTTCCGGGACCCCAACTTCCCTTCCCTGCTGGCCGGCCTGGACACGACCAAAACCTACGTGCTCTACTGCGCTTCCGGCAACCGCAGCGGCAAAGCTTCGGTTCTGATGCAGGAGAAAGGCTTCCGCAAGCTGGTCAACGCCGGCGCTTATAAGGATTTGAAAGCGGCTGGCGTGAAGACAGAGTAA
- a CDS encoding BRCT domain-containing protein — protein sequence MFEQHSREELQQLIVQNGGKITGSISKKLSYLVAGDKMGPAKREKATELKVPIISETDLLAMIPTETQTADEDEVLAPQNLDSSAETASTETFSAPTGTANDLGK from the coding sequence GTGTTTGAGCAGCACAGCCGCGAGGAGCTGCAGCAGCTCATCGTGCAGAACGGGGGCAAGATTACGGGCTCCATCAGCAAGAAGCTCAGCTACCTGGTGGCCGGCGACAAAATGGGCCCGGCCAAGCGCGAAAAGGCGACGGAGCTTAAAGTGCCCATCATTTCCGAAACCGATTTGCTGGCCATGATTCCAACTGAGACCCAGACTGCGGATGAGGATGAAGTTTTGGCCCCGCAAAACCTCGATTCCAGCGCGGAAACGGCCTCTACTGAGACTTTTTCGGCACCCACGGGCACTGCAAACGATTTAGGTAAGTAA